One window from the genome of Kryptolebias marmoratus isolate JLee-2015 linkage group LG1, ASM164957v2, whole genome shotgun sequence encodes:
- the LOC108235002 gene encoding citron Rho-interacting kinase isoform X5 translates to MHISAAHIRTDGRKTLENQVKRLEIVERRETKLKDELQSKAQQIQQMADKILELEENLREAQATAQRLETHLKQKEKLYEDKIKVLEAQMKADMADKEMLESSQSKYEEEVREKCSIISEQKATINAMDSKMNSLEQRITELSEANKLAANSSIYTQKNMKAQEEMISELRQQKFYLESQAGKLEAQNAKLEEHLEKMSQQEQSHKSRVMELETRLREIGLEHEEQKLEIKRQVTELTLSLQERESQISNLQAARHALENQLQQAKTELEETTAEAEEEITVLRAHRDEIQRKYDALRDSCAVITDLEEQLTSLTQENAELNRQNFYLSKQLDEASDEREDRLQLSQDVDRLRREVADREMHLNNQKQNLETLKTTCTMLEEQVLELETMNDELLEKERQWEAWRATLEEEKSQAERRNREIQRLLDTEKQNRLRAEQRSSESRQAVEQAVKEHKAEILALQQALKDQKLKAESLADTLNDLEKKHSMLEMNARSLQQKLESERDVKQRLLEEQEKLQQQLDAQKSHIFRLTQGLQDALDQTDLLKTERTDLEYQLENIQLHLQAVYSHEKVKMEGTITQQTKLIDFLQAQAHGGSKKKKGLFGRRREDLLAAMAAQAQSQGQNQSQSQVSPVPPIQPVPLQYSDMKAALDKERARCSELEDALQKMRNELRSLREEALQCKDHGSTTNSATARQQIIMSAMVKSPEHQQGPTSLAPSNSGRRKDTPTPEERRRVTFEKYSRRLKDSQRDRDRERVLHHNTPHRFTVGLNMRAAKCTVCLDTVHFGRQAATCLECHALCHPKCSAYLPSTCGMSSDCSLHLSDGLCRDKGSSGGQQLKEAGGHMHLEGWMKQPRNGKRGQGWERKYIVLDGTKVSVYEIEPREESVKPLEEFDLCLSDGEVMVHGAVGASELPNTAKSDVPYVLKLESRCHTPCWPGQSVYFMAPSFPEKQRWVAVMESVVAGGRASREKAEADAKLLGNSLLKLEGDDRLDINCTLPLTDQIVLVGSEEGLYALNVIKNSLTHIPGLGSVFQIQIIKEQEKLLMIVGDERALCLVEIKRVKQSLAQSHLPSPTELAPYIFETVKGCHLFAAGRVDNGPCICAAMPNKITVLRYNDNLNKYCIRKEIETLEPCSCIYLTSYSIIIGTNKFYEIEMKQYVLEEFLDKNDVSLASAVFAASSHSFPIAIMQVASSMQKEEYLLCFHEFGVFVDSYGRRSRTDEIKWSRLPLSFAYREPYLFITYFNCLDVIEIQGHTAVSPTVLAHLDIPNPRYLGPAISSGAIYLASSYQNKLRVICCKGSLIRESGDLQRTGSSRGSPSKRCPPTYTEHITKRLTSGPGSHDGLHREPSTPHRYREGRTEFRRDKSPARPLDREKSPGRVLDSRRERSPGRFGDSTRLHAGSVRTQLAPVNKVWDQSSV, encoded by the exons GAGACTAAACTAAAAGATGAACTCCAGAGCAAGGCCCAGCAGATTCAGCAGATGGCAGATAAGATTCTG GAGCTGGAAGAGAATCTGCGAGAAGCCCAAGCCACAGCCCAGCGGCTCGAGACTCatctgaaacaaaaggaaaagctcTACGAGGACAAAATAAAG GTGCTGGAGGCGCAGATGAAGGCGGACATGGCTGATAAGGAGATGCTGGAGTCCAGTCAGAGCAAATATGAGGAGGAGGTGCGGGAGAAGTGCAGCATCATCAGTGAACAGAAGGCG ACTATTAATGCAATGGACTCAAAGATGAACAGCCTGGAGCAGAGAATCACTGAACTTTCAGAGGCCAACAAACTGGCCGCCAACAGCAGTATCTACACCCAGAAAAACAT GAAAGCTCAGGAGGAAATGATTTCTGAACTTCGCCAGCAGAAGTTCTACCTTGAGTCTCAAGCAGGAAAGCTGGAGGCCCAGAATGCCAAACTGGAAGAGCACCTAGAGAAAATGAGTCAACAAGAGCAAAGCCATAAGAGCCGTGTAATGGAGCTAGAAACGAGGCTCCGAGAG ATCGGGCTGGAGCATGAGGAACAAAAGCTGGAGATTAAGCGTCAGGTGACGGAGCTGACCCTGTCGCTCCAAGAGCGTGAATCTCAGATTAGCAACCTGCAGGCAGCTCGCCACGCTCTGGAGAACCAGCTGCAGCAGGCCAAGACTGAGCTGGAGGAGACCACTGCAGAGGCTGAGGAGGAGATCACTGTACTTAGA GCACACAGAGATGAGATACAACGCAAGTATGATGCCCTGAGAGACAGCTGCGCA GTGATCACAGacctggaggagcagctgaccTCACTCACTCAGGAAAATGCTGAGCTGAACCGTCAGAACTTCTACTtgtccaagcagctggatgaggCCTCCGATGAGAGGGAGGAtcggctgcagctcagtcaggatGTGGACCGGTTGAGGCGGGAGGTGGCTGACCGGGAAATGCACCTGAACAACCAGAAACAG AACTTGGAGACACTGAAGACCACTTGCACTATGCTGGAGGAACAGGTCCTGGAGCTGGAGACGATGAACGACGAGCTGCTGGAGAAGGAGAGACAATGGGAAGCCTGGAGAGCGacactggaggaggagaagagccAGGCTGAGAGGAGGAACAGGGAGATACAGAGGCTGCTGGacacagagaaacagaacaG GCTTCGTGCAGAGCAACGCAGCTCTGAGTCTCGCCAGGCTGTGGAACAGGCAGTCAAAGAGCACAAAGCTGAAATCCTGGCTCTGCAACAGGCCCTCAAAGACCAGAAACTCAAAGCTGAGAGCCTTGCAGACACA TTAAATGATCTGGAGAAGAAGCATTCCATGCTGGAGATGAACGCCCGCAGCTTGCAGCAAAAGCTAGAGAGTGAGCGGGATGTGAAGCAAAGACTGCTGGAAGAA CAAgagaaactgcagcagcagctggatgcTCAAAAGAGCCACATATTCCGTCTGACCCAGGGGCTGCAGGATGCTTTGGACCAGACTGATTTGCTCAAAACTGAGAGGACTGACCTGGAATACCAGCTGGAGAATATCCAG CTCCACCTGCAGGCTGTATACTCTCATGAGAAGGTGAAAATGGAGGGAACCATCACCCAGCAGACCAAACTCATAGACttccttcaggcccaggcccaTGGTGGctccaagaagaaaaaa GGTCTTTTTGGGCGTCGGCGAGAGGACCTATTGGCTGCCATGGCCGCTCAGGCCCAGTCACAGGGTCAGAATCAGAGTCAAAGCCAGGTGTCCCCTGTTCCCCCCATCCAGCCAGTGCCTCTGCAGTACAGCGACATGAAGGCAGCTCTGGATAAAGAGCGTGCTCGTTGCTCTGAGCTGGAAGATGCTCTGcagaaaatgagaaatgagcTGCGATCTCTGAGAGAAGAAG CTCTCCAGTGTAAGGATCATGGCAGCACCACTAACTCAGCCACAGCAAGGCAGCAGATAATCATGTCTGCCATGGTGAAGTCCCCTGAGCACCAGCAGGGCCCGACCAGCCTGGCACCCTCCAACTCAGGACGCCGAAAGGACACCCCAACACCTGAGG AGAGAAGGAGAGTCACTTTTGAAA AGTACAGTCGTCGTTTGAAGGACAGtcagagggacagagacagggagAGGGTGCTGCACCACAACACCCCTCACCGGTTCACAGTGGGACTCAACATGAGAGCTGCCAAGTGCACTGTGTGTCTGGATACTGTTCACTTTGGTCGCCAAGCAGCAACTTGTCTTG aatGTCACGCTTTGTGCCACCCAAAGTGCTCGGCCTACCTTCCATCGACATGCGGCATGTCCAGTGATTGCTCCCTGCATCTCTCTGATGGCCTGTGTCGAGACAAAGGCAGCTCAGGGGGTCAACAGCTCAAGGAGGCCGGTGGACACATGCACCTCGAGGGCTGGATGAAACAACCCAG GAATGGAAAGCGAGGCCAGGGCTGGGAGAGAAAATACATCGTCCTGGATGGCACTAAAGTGTCAGTTTATGAGATAGAGCCCAGAGAAG AATCTGTGAAGCCACTGGAAGAGTTTGACCTGTGTCTGTCTGATGGAGAGGTAATGGTTCATGGAGCAGTGGGAGCATCTGAGCTACCGAACACTGCAAAGTCTG atgTTCCCTATGTCCTGAAGCTGGAGTCCCGTTGCCACACACCCTGCTGGCCTGGTCAGTCTGTCTACTTCATGGCACCCAGTTTTCCAGAAAAACAGCGCTGGGTGGCTGTAATGGAGTCTGTGGTCGCCGGGGGGCGAGCCTCACGGGAGAAAGCAGAGGCTGACGCA AAGCTCCTTGGAAATTCTCTGTTGAAACTGGAAGGAGACGACAGGCTGGATATTAACTGCACCCTTCCTCTCACAGATCAG aTTGTTCTTGTGGGATCTGAAGAGGGTCTGTATGCGCTGAATGTTATTAAGAACTCCCTGACTCACATCCCTGGCCTAGGGTCAGTTTTCCAGATCCAGATCATCAAAGAGCAGGAGAAACTGCTGATGATTGTTG GGGATGAGAGAGCGCTGTGTCTGGTGGAGATTAAGAGAGTGAAGCAGTCTCTGGCTCAGTCCCACCTGCCCAGCCCGACTGAACTGGCTCCCTACATCTTTGAGACAGTGAAAGGCTGCCATCTGTTTGCTGCTGGGAGG GTAGACAACGGGCCGTGTATATGTGCTGCTATGCCAAACAAAATCACCGTTCTGCGTTACAATGACAATCTTAACAAATACTGTATCCGTAAG GAAATTGAAACTCTGGAGCCGTGCAGCTGCATCTATCTGACCAGTTACAGCATCATCATCGGCACCAACAAGTTCTACGAGATTGAAATGAAGCAGTATGTGCTTGAAg AGTTCCTGGACAAAAACGACGTGTCTCTGGCCTCGGCCGTGTTCGCAGCCTCTTCTCACAGTTTCCCCATCGCCATCATGCAGGTGGCCAGCAGTATGCAGAAAGAGGAATACCTTCTGTGTTTTCATG AGTTCGGTGTGTTTGTGGACTCATATGGACGAAGAAGCCGGACTGATGAGATTAAGTGGAGCCGTTTGCCTCTGTCTTTTG CCTACAGAGAACCCTATCTGTTTATCACTTACTTCAACTGTCTGGATGTCATTGAAATTCAGGGACACACAGCAGTGAG TCCCACCGTGCTGGCCCACCTGGACATCCCGAACCCTCGTTACCTTGGCCCAGCCATCTCCTCCGGAGCCATTTACCTCGCCTCCTCCTACCAGAACAAACTGCGGGTCATCTGCTGCAAGGGAAGCCTGATCCGAGAATCCGGAGATCTGCAGAGGACCGGCTCGAGCCGAGG CAGTCCCAGTAAGCGCTGCCCTCCTACCTACACGGAGCACATTACCAAGCGTTTGACTTCAGGGCCCGGCAGCCACGACGGCCTGCACCGGGAGCCGAGTACCCCACATCGTTACCGGGAGGGTCGCACCGAGTTCAGACGAGACAAGTCTCCCGCTCGACCTCTGGACAGAGAGAAGTCCCCCGGCAGGGTGCTGGACAGCCGCAGGGAGAGGTCCCCCGGGAGATTCGGGGACAGCACCAGGCTCCACGCCGGGTCTGTCCGAACACAACTCGCTCCTGTTAACAAG GTGTGGGATCAGTCATCAGTGTGA